In one window of Solanum pennellii chromosome 2, SPENNV200 DNA:
- the LOC107010992 gene encoding oxygen-evolving enhancer protein 1, chloroplastic has protein sequence MAASLQAAATLMQPTKVGVRNNLQLRSAQSVSKAFGVEQGSGRLTCSLQTEIKELAQKCTDAAKIAGFALATSALVVSGANAEGVPKRLTYDEIQSKTYMEVKGTGTANQCPTVEGGVGSFAFKPGKYTAKKFCLEPTSFTVKAEGVSKNSAPDFQKTKLMTRLTYTLDEIEGPFEVSPDGTVKFEEKDGIDYAAVTVQLPGGERVPFLFTIKQLVASGKPESFSGEFLVPSYRGSSFLDPKGRGGSTGYDNAVALPAGGRGDEEELQKENVKNTASLTGKITLSVTQSKPETGEVIGVFESIQPSDTDLGAKVPKDVKIQGIWYAQLE, from the exons ATGGCTGCCTCTCTACAAGCAGCTGCTACTCTTATGCAACCGACAAAGGTTGGTGTTAGAAACAACCTGCAGTTGAGGTCTGCTCAAAGTGTGAGCAAAGCATTTGGTGTTGAACAAGGTTCAGGCAGGCTTACTTGCTCTTTGCAAACTGAAATCAAGGAATTGGCTCAGAAATGTACTGATGCTGCCAAGATTGCTGGTTTTGCTCTTGCCACCTCTGCCCTCGTCGTCTCG GGAGCAAATGCGGAAGGAGTTCCAAAACGTTTAACCTATGATGAAATCCAAAGCAAGACATATATGGAAGTAAAGGGAACTGGAACTGCTAACCAGTGTCCTACCGTTGAAGGAGGTGTTGGCAGCTTTGCCTTCAAACCAGGCAAATACACTGCCAAGAAATTCTGCCTAGAGCCCACATCATTCACAGTCAAGGCAGAGGGTGTCAGCAAGAACTCAGCCCCAGACTTCCAAAAAACCAAGCTCATGACACGCTTAACCTACACTCTTGATGAGATTGAGGGACCATTTGAAGTGTCTCCGGATGGCACTGTTAAGTTTGAGGAGAAGGATGGAATTGATTATGCTGCTGTTACAGTTCAGCTTCCTGGTGGTGAGCGTGTGCCCTTCCTCTTCACTATCAAACAGCTTGTGGCAAGCGGCAAGCCAGAAAGCTTTAGTGGTGAGTTCCTTGTGCCATCATACAGAGGTTCATCCTTCCTTGACCCAAAGGGACGAGGTGGATCTACTGGCTATGACAATGCTGTTGCATTGCCTGCTGGAGGGAGAGGAGACGAGGAGGAGCTTCAGAAGGAGAACGTAAAGAACACTGCATCTTTAACAGGAAAGATCACCTTGAGTGTTACCCAGAGCAAGCCAGAGACTGGTGAGGTCATTGGAGTATTTGAGAGCATCCAGCCATCTGATACTGATCTGGGGGCAAAGGTTCCCAAGGATGTCAAAATCCAGGGTATCTGGTATGCCCAACTTGAATGA
- the LOC107009563 gene encoding CASP-like protein 5C3, translated as MDKQPGAMGTSAGLALRLGQAIFSVSSLLFMCFGVSFFSYSYAPFCFLVTTMGLVTPWSLGLAMIDTFLVLAKRPSNQPRVLTAVVLGDWVLSVLSLAVSCSTASVADFLIASGNVYCRDNICLRYQLSAAMAFLTWILSSASLLLNLWLLPTLY; from the exons ATGGATAAACAGCCGGGGGCTATGGGGACGAGTGCTGGTTTAGCTTTGCGATTAGGACAGGCTATTTTCTCTGTCAGTTCACTTCTTTTCATGTGTTTTGGTGTTTCTTTCTTCAGCTACAGCTACGCTCCTTTCTG CTTTTTGGTGACAACCATGGGTTTGGTAACACCATGGAGTTTGGGATTGGCAATGATTGATACATTTCTAGTCTTGGCTAAACGCCCATCTAATCAGCCCAGAGTATTGACAGCTGTTGTTTTAGGAGATTGG GTCCTTTCGGTACTGTCACTGGCTGTGTCGTGTTCCACAGCTAGTGTGGCTGATTTCCTGATTGCTTCTGGTAATGTATACTGCAGAGATAACATATGCCTACGGTATCAACTCTCTGCTGCCATGGCTTTCTTGACTTGGATTTTGTCATCGGCGTCTTTGCTCTTGAATCTTTGGCTTCTTCCTACATTATATTAG
- the LOC107010991 gene encoding pentatricopeptide repeat-containing protein At1g20230-like, with protein sequence MLSKVPSFGLPPNSQFLRALGPAGDIRRARQLFDEIPHPDIRSWTLLITAYTKSGFPKEALEVYDELRARKVHPDQLALLSVTKAGAALGNLIKAKGIHEDVIRYGYRADLFLGNALIDMYGKCKYAQGAREVFDNISVKDVISWTSMSSCYVNCKLPSEALIMFREMGLDGVKPNPVTLSTVLPACSDLKSLNLGREIHGYIVRNGIHDNVYVNSALVDMYASCSSIKQAETIFNSTRQFDYVLCNVIMSAYFSNGECDKALCIFDQLRKGRTKLNHDSWNSVIGGCMQSGRTDKALQVLHEMQQSGVKPNKITITSVLPTCIDLGSIRRGKEIHDFLLRHIFLEDETVFTALVLMYAKCGDLELSKRVFYMMPKKDTIAWNTMIIGNSMHGKGEDALLLFREMVSSGVKLNSVTFTGVLSGCSHSQLVDKGLMIFYAMSKEHGVEPDSEHYSCMVDALSRAGRLEQAYDFIQNMPMKPSAGAWGALLGACRVYKNVEMARVAGKQLLEIEPENAGNYVLLSNIYEAAKLRDEASEIRKLMRERGIMKVPGCSWIQVKDKVHTFVVGDKNNAQTADIYSFLTEVGEKMRLAGYLPCTDLVGQDVDAEEKEYSLCNHSERLAVAFGILNLEGASSIRVFKNLRICGDCHNAIKYLAKIVGVQIIVRDPLRFHHFKDGLCSCRDFW encoded by the coding sequence ATGCTGTCGAAGGTACCCTCATTCGGTCTACCTCCAAACTCACAGTTTCTGCGTGCACTTGGACCTGCTGGAGATATACGACGTGCCCGTCAACTGTTTGATGAAATTCCCCACCCAGATATACGATCATGGACGCTCTTAATCACCGCATACACAAAGAGTGGATTTCCAAAAGAAGCATTAGAAGTCTATGATGAATTGCGGGCAAGGAAAGTTCATCCTGATCAATTGGCACTATTATCAGTAACCAAGGCTGGTGCTGCTTTGGGCAACTTGATAAAGGCAAAAGGTATTCATGAAGATGTAATTAGATATGGATATCGCGCTGATTTGTTCCTTGGAAATGCATTGATTGATATGTATGGGAAGTGTAAATATGCTCAAGGTGCAAGAGAGGTTTTTGATAATATAAGTGTTAAAGATGTAATCTCTTGGACGTCGATGAGTTCGTGCTATGTTAATTGTAAACTTCCAAGTGAGGCGTTAATAATGTTCCGTGAAATGGGGTTAGATGGGGTGAAGCCTAATCCTGTTACATTGTCTACTGTACTTCCTGCCTGCTCAGAtttgaaaagtttgaatttagGTAGAGAGATTCACGGGTATATTGTGAGAAATGGAATACATGATAATGTGTATGTTAACAGTGCTCTTGTGGACATGTATGCTAGTTGTTCAAGTATCAAACAAGCAGAGACGATATTTAATAGTACGCGTCAGTTTGACTATGTTTTATGCAACGTTATTATGTCAGCATATTTCTCAAATGGGGAATGTGACAAAGCACTTTGCATCTTTGATCAGTTGCGAAAAGGAAGAACCAAACTGAATCATGATTCCTGGAATTCTGTTATTGGAGGATGTATGCAAAGTGGAAGAACAGATAAGGCACTTCAAGTACTTCATGAAATGCAGCAGTCAGGTGTAAAACCAAATAAAATCACGATCACCAGTGTATTACCTACTTGTATAGATCTAGGAAGCATAAGAAGAGGGAAGGAGATTCATGATTTTCTCCTTCGACATATATTTTTGGAAGATGAGACAGTCTTCACTGCTTTGGTACTCATGTATGCTAAATGCGGTGACCTAGAACTATCCAAAAGAGTCTTCTATATGATGCCAAAAAAAGATACTATTGCTTGGAACACAATGATTATTGGAAATTCAATGCATGGGAAGGGAGAGGATGCCTTGTTGCTTTTCCGTGAAATGGTAAGTTCAGGGGTGAAACTCAACTCTGTTACCTTTACTGGTGTCTTATCGGGTTGCAGCCATTCACAGCTGGTAGACAAGGGCCTTATGATCTTTTACGCAATGAGTAAGGAACATGGAGTTGAACCTGATTCAGAACATTATTCATGCATGGTTGATGCTCTAAGCCGTGCTGGTCGCCTAGAACAGGCATATGATTTCATCCAAAACATGCCCATGAAACCAAGTGCTGGTGCTTGGGGAGCACTGCTTGGTGCATGTAGAGTATATAAGAATGTGGAAATGGCACGAGTTGCTGGAAAACAACTGTTGGAGATTGAACCAGAAAACGCTGGGAACTATGTTCTATTGTCCAATATCTATGAAGCTGCCAAATTACGAGACGAGGCCTCAGAAATTAGGAAATTGATGAGAGAAAGAGGAATTATGAAAGTTCCTGGTTGTAGTTGGATTCAAGTGAAAGACAAAGTGCATACTTTTGTTGTTGGTGACAAGAATAATGCGCAGACTGCGGACATTTACAGCTTTTTGACTGAAGTAGGTGAAAAGATGAGGTTAGCTGGGTATTTACCCTGTACAGACCTTGTTGGCCAAGATGTTGATGCAGAGGAGAAGGAATACAGTTTATGCAATCACAGCGAGAGGCTTGCTGTTGCCTTTGGGATTCTTAATTTGGAGGGTGCATCATCCATTAGGGTGTTTAAAAACTTGAGAATATGTGGAGATTGCCATAATGCCATTAAGTATTTGGCTAAGATTGTCGGGGTGCAGATTATTGTTAGAGATCCTCTAAGATTCCACCATTTTAAAGATGGGTTATGCTCCTGTAGAGATTTTTGGTGA